The following coding sequences are from one Nitrospira sp. window:
- a CDS encoding DedA family protein, producing the protein MIETIIGELSRFVIACISRFGYGGILFTMAVESACIPLPSEIIMPFSGYLVTTGQFTMLGVTLAGAVGNVLGSIVAYYAGVWGGRPFAERYGPYFLVSHHDLDVADRWFAKYGEAAVFFGRMLPVVRTFISLPAGIVKMNFPRFVVFTFVGALPWCYLLAYIGVKMGEQWEHLRDYFHQFDIVIGIFLALALGYFLWSHWPKRSPTTP; encoded by the coding sequence TTGATCGAAACCATCATCGGTGAGTTGAGCCGGTTTGTCATTGCGTGTATCTCACGATTTGGCTATGGCGGGATCCTTTTCACGATGGCCGTTGAGAGTGCCTGCATTCCGCTGCCGAGCGAAATCATCATGCCGTTTTCAGGCTACCTGGTCACGACCGGGCAGTTTACGATGCTCGGGGTCACGCTGGCCGGAGCGGTCGGCAATGTGCTCGGTTCGATCGTGGCCTACTACGCGGGCGTCTGGGGAGGACGACCCTTTGCAGAGCGCTATGGACCGTATTTCTTGGTTTCGCACCACGATCTGGATGTGGCCGATCGCTGGTTTGCAAAATATGGCGAAGCTGCAGTCTTTTTTGGCAGAATGCTCCCGGTCGTGCGGACGTTCATTTCGCTCCCGGCTGGCATTGTGAAGATGAATTTTCCGCGGTTCGTCGTCTTCACCTTTGTTGGAGCGTTGCCCTGGTGCTATCTCCTCGCCTATATCGGTGTGAAAATGGGTGAACAGTGGGAACATCTTCGGGATTACTTTCATCAATTCGATATCGTCATCGGTATTTTCTTGGCGCTTGCTCTCGGGTATTTTCTCTGGTCCCATTGGCCGAAGCGTAGCCCCACCACTCCATAG
- a CDS encoding MerR family transcriptional regulator, giving the protein MGTEPRLGSKVFYKIGEVSQLTKLPAYVLRFWESQFTFLKPKKSRGNQRLYVQRDVETVLEIKRMLYEEGHTLDGVKRYWVRRGRAASRKVRPREVAKKLRGDLQVILKIIDSHSA; this is encoded by the coding sequence ATGGGAACTGAACCCAGGCTGGGGAGCAAGGTTTTCTATAAAATCGGAGAAGTGAGTCAGCTGACGAAGCTTCCCGCGTATGTGCTCCGTTTCTGGGAATCTCAGTTTACGTTTCTGAAGCCAAAAAAAAGTCGAGGGAATCAACGCCTCTATGTGCAACGAGATGTTGAAACCGTGCTGGAAATCAAGCGGATGCTCTATGAGGAGGGCCATACCCTCGATGGTGTGAAGCGATACTGGGTACGTCGTGGGCGCGCTGCGTCTCGTAAGGTGCGTCCACGAGAGGTCGCTAAAAAGTTGAGAGGGGATCTTCAAGTTATTCTCAAAATTATCGACTCGCATTCAGCATGA
- the surE gene encoding 5'/3'-nucleotidase SurE, translating into MRILVTNDDGIQSPGIAALAKALAAIGEVWIVAPDRERTAVAHAVTLHKPLRLHQLSPRTYAVNGTPVDCVNLAILKVMPKPPAIVVSGINKGVNLGDDVLYSGTVSAAMEGTILGIPSVAVSQEGQEAFRFEIGAIYGARVARLVLAHGLPEETLLNVNIPDRPRGGMRGVRVTCLSRRRFDNPIIEKLDPHGRKYYWIAGQRVSWSRSKDADHEAIEEGFVSITPIRLDSTHHGVLDHFRAWEPIMNQGTKKSQSRGRRSSRTGQREA; encoded by the coding sequence ATGCGCATCCTCGTCACCAATGATGATGGTATCCAATCGCCGGGGATCGCAGCTTTGGCAAAGGCACTGGCTGCGATCGGTGAAGTCTGGATTGTTGCTCCAGATCGGGAACGCACGGCCGTCGCTCACGCTGTGACATTGCATAAACCATTACGTCTGCACCAACTGAGTCCACGCACGTATGCCGTGAATGGGACCCCGGTGGATTGCGTGAACCTTGCGATACTGAAAGTCATGCCGAAACCGCCCGCCATTGTCGTCTCCGGTATTAATAAAGGGGTCAACCTCGGCGATGATGTGCTGTACTCAGGGACCGTGTCGGCGGCGATGGAAGGAACCATCCTTGGCATCCCGTCCGTAGCCGTGTCGCAAGAAGGGCAGGAGGCATTTCGATTTGAAATTGGCGCGATCTATGGTGCACGTGTCGCGCGTCTTGTGCTTGCTCATGGTCTGCCCGAGGAGACGCTTCTGAACGTGAATATCCCAGATCGCCCGCGAGGAGGCATGAGAGGGGTGCGGGTCACCTGTCTCAGCCGAAGGCGGTTTGATAATCCCATCATTGAAAAACTTGATCCGCACGGACGCAAGTATTATTGGATTGCAGGTCAGCGGGTCTCGTGGAGTCGTAGTAAGGATGCTGACCACGAGGCGATCGAAGAAGGGTTTGTCTCCATCACACCGATCCGCCTGGATAGCACTCACCACGGGGTGCTGGATCATTTCCGCGCGTGGGAGCCGATCATGAACCAGGGGACCAAGAAATCTCAATCGCGTGGTCGCCGATCGAGCCGTACCGGGCAACGAGAGGCGTGA
- a CDS encoding prepilin peptidase, producing MHDGPILFLLLIAGLFGALIGSFLNVCIYRLPRQESIAWPGSHCPRCTHLIAWYDNIPIVSYVVLAGQCRHCGVRIPFRYPMVEILNALGYVGLFWFFGPSWATAAYCLLYSALLVVAGTDLSHKIIPNAVTFPGIIVGLVCAATILPLGFLDSMLGVLVGGGILWLLAWASPYLFGKEGMGGGDIKLLAMIGAFLGWKPALMTIMVGSLLGSLVGLTLIATQVIKREDYIPFGPFLVCGALVSLFFGQFLLDWYQGLLAG from the coding sequence ATGCATGACGGACCAATCCTGTTCCTGCTCCTGATTGCCGGACTTTTTGGCGCCCTCATCGGCAGTTTTCTCAACGTCTGTATCTACCGGTTACCACGGCAGGAATCGATTGCATGGCCTGGCTCTCATTGTCCAAGATGCACCCATCTCATTGCCTGGTACGATAACATTCCCATCGTCAGTTACGTGGTGTTGGCTGGACAGTGCAGGCATTGTGGCGTACGCATTCCTTTTCGCTATCCCATGGTCGAGATCCTGAATGCCTTAGGTTATGTAGGGCTCTTCTGGTTCTTCGGCCCAAGCTGGGCTACAGCGGCGTACTGCTTGCTCTATTCAGCCCTCCTTGTGGTAGCTGGGACGGATCTTTCTCATAAGATCATCCCCAATGCCGTAACCTTTCCAGGGATCATTGTGGGCCTCGTCTGTGCCGCGACCATTCTACCTCTTGGCTTCCTGGATAGCATGTTGGGAGTTCTCGTCGGAGGTGGAATCCTGTGGCTTTTAGCGTGGGCCAGCCCCTATCTCTTTGGCAAGGAGGGGATGGGGGGAGGGGACATCAAGCTTCTGGCGATGATAGGTGCGTTTCTGGGATGGAAGCCTGCCCTGATGACGATCATGGTAGGGTCGTTGCTGGGATCACTTGTGGGGCTTACATTGATCGCCACACAGGTGATCAAGCGAGAAGACTATATTCCCTTCGGACCGTTTCTGGTTTGTGGTGCGCTGGTTTCACTCTTCTTTGGCCAGTTTCTCCTTGATTGGTATCAAGGGCTATTGGCCGGATAA
- a CDS encoding integration host factor subunit alpha has product MRKADIADEIFKQVGISKNEAADIVEFVLNMLKAVLQKGESVKIAGFGNFVVRSKGARKGRNPRTGEEIGITPRRVVTFRPSQVFKKYVNS; this is encoded by the coding sequence ATGAGAAAGGCGGATATCGCTGACGAGATTTTCAAGCAAGTCGGCATTTCAAAAAATGAAGCCGCTGATATCGTTGAGTTTGTCCTGAACATGTTGAAGGCTGTCTTGCAGAAGGGAGAATCGGTCAAAATCGCGGGGTTTGGAAATTTTGTTGTCCGCAGCAAGGGAGCCCGAAAGGGCCGAAATCCTCGAACCGGAGAGGAAATTGGAATTACCCCCCGTCGAGTCGTGACGTTTCGACCAAGCCAGGTGTTCAAAAAGTACGTCAATTCATAG
- a CDS encoding type II secretion system protein, whose amino-acid sequence MRRTMKNDGFSLIEVMVAMVIAGVALMGTLGAVEVSSRHIRQGGLNSKAIELAQARLEAKRSVRWQSLLDDDLDHDGIPETLMADDGQGSDITAGDGIYTAGYERDGVTVVWTIEAEHPGPLRSATMVRIQAVASYSGLNGHKREVQVATIRTNPNFVGQR is encoded by the coding sequence ATGAGGCGAACAATGAAGAATGATGGTTTCAGTCTGATCGAAGTGATGGTAGCGATGGTGATTGCAGGAGTTGCGCTGATGGGTACCCTGGGCGCAGTGGAGGTGTCGTCCAGGCACATACGACAGGGCGGCTTGAACAGCAAGGCAATCGAGTTGGCCCAGGCACGGCTGGAAGCCAAGCGGTCCGTTCGCTGGCAGTCTCTTCTGGACGATGACCTCGATCACGATGGTATTCCAGAAACGCTTATGGCCGATGATGGCCAAGGCTCTGACATAACGGCGGGTGATGGGATCTACACAGCCGGCTACGAGCGTGACGGGGTGACGGTCGTGTGGACGATTGAAGCTGAACATCCAGGGCCACTGCGTTCCGCCACCATGGTGAGGATACAAGCGGTCGCGTCCTACTCAGGCCTTAACGGCCACAAGAGAGAAGTGCAGGTGGCAACCATTCGAACCAACCCAAACTTTGTGGGGCAACGATGA
- a CDS encoding cysteine--tRNA ligase: MLKIYNTLTGKKEPFEPIAPKTVRMYVCGVTVYDYCHIGHARSALVFDVLRRYLEYSSYAVTFVKNFTDVDDKIIKRAHEQGVSCDAVTAKYIQAYHEDMGKLGIQAATEEPKATEHIADIIKLTEQLVKKGLAYVVDGDVYFEVSKYPEYGRLSKRRLEDLQAGARVDVDKRKRHAMDFALWKSSKPGEPTWESPWGLGRPGWHIECSAMSIRHLGETFDIHGGGMDLIFPHHENEIAQSCGATGKEFARYWVHNGFVQVNKEKMSKSLGNFFTIREIFEKSEWPEEITGEILRYFLLSTHYHGPLDFSDQALKEAKNALNGFYDLFKRLDEPEEKTAADEELREVIERCRVAFHSAMDDDLNTPEAIAAVQDMKGHVNKLLSQGVSTPARKTAREAFRSLGGNFGLFQLDTWQFGWIRVDSERDPSARNAIGFASTSLSDAEINRRVCERVDAKKAKDFKRADEIRGELKSLGIIIEDKPDGTTRWKR, encoded by the coding sequence ATGCTCAAGATCTACAATACGCTGACGGGAAAGAAGGAGCCGTTTGAGCCGATCGCGCCAAAGACGGTGAGGATGTATGTGTGCGGCGTGACTGTCTATGACTACTGCCATATCGGCCATGCGCGGAGTGCGCTGGTTTTCGACGTGCTCCGGCGTTACTTGGAATACAGTAGCTATGCGGTGACCTTTGTGAAGAACTTCACCGATGTCGATGACAAGATCATCAAACGGGCACATGAACAAGGTGTTTCGTGTGATGCCGTGACGGCCAAATACATTCAGGCCTACCATGAGGATATGGGCAAGCTGGGCATCCAAGCTGCGACGGAGGAGCCGAAGGCCACGGAGCATATCGCCGACATCATCAAACTCACAGAACAATTGGTCAAAAAGGGGTTGGCGTACGTGGTGGACGGGGATGTGTATTTTGAAGTCTCCAAGTATCCTGAGTACGGACGGCTGTCAAAACGACGACTCGAGGACTTGCAAGCCGGCGCGCGTGTGGATGTGGATAAACGGAAGCGCCACGCGATGGACTTCGCGCTATGGAAGAGCAGTAAGCCCGGTGAGCCGACATGGGAAAGCCCCTGGGGGCTAGGGCGACCAGGCTGGCATATCGAGTGCTCCGCTATGTCGATCCGGCACCTCGGTGAAACCTTCGACATCCATGGCGGTGGGATGGATCTCATTTTCCCACACCATGAGAACGAGATTGCGCAATCATGCGGAGCGACAGGAAAAGAATTCGCGCGCTATTGGGTCCACAACGGGTTTGTGCAGGTCAACAAAGAGAAGATGTCAAAGTCGCTGGGAAACTTTTTCACGATTCGGGAGATTTTCGAGAAGTCGGAATGGCCTGAAGAGATCACGGGAGAAATTCTCAGATACTTTCTCCTATCAACTCATTACCACGGGCCGCTCGATTTTTCTGATCAGGCATTGAAAGAGGCAAAGAACGCACTGAATGGGTTCTATGATCTCTTTAAACGATTGGACGAGCCAGAAGAAAAAACCGCAGCTGACGAGGAGCTTCGTGAAGTGATCGAACGGTGTAGGGTTGCGTTTCACTCTGCAATGGATGATGACCTGAATACACCCGAAGCGATCGCTGCCGTACAAGACATGAAAGGCCACGTCAATAAACTACTCAGTCAAGGCGTATCTACACCTGCACGCAAAACCGCCAGAGAAGCGTTTCGGAGTCTTGGGGGGAACTTTGGACTGTTTCAATTGGATACATGGCAGTTCGGATGGATAAGGGTGGATTCAGAACGGGACCCCTCAGCTCGAAACGCGATTGGTTTCGCATCTACGTCCTTGTCCGATGCTGAAATTAACCGAAGGGTGTGTGAACGAGTTGACGCCAAAAAGGCAAAAGATTTTAAGAGGGCTGACGAAATCAGGGGAGAGCTCAAATCCCTTGGCATCATCATCGAGGACAAACCTGATGGCACAACCCGATGGAAGCGCTGA
- the gspH gene encoding type II secretion system protein GspH, with protein MKQEGKTLMELMVVVAIIGIVATMALPNYSVLNSRTQVRCTTEEIASELRLARQLAMTYRDRVRIIVDLEQQALTTQFVNTETTHHTYHYGGTGIVIEEPSAGPEILFHPNGRSASATTIELHSLEGQTQQLTVSITGRVSLL; from the coding sequence ATGAAACAAGAAGGCAAGACATTGATGGAGCTCATGGTGGTCGTGGCGATTATAGGGATAGTCGCCACGATGGCCCTCCCCAACTACTCGGTCCTCAACTCGCGCACTCAGGTCCGTTGTACGACCGAAGAAATCGCTTCGGAACTGCGCCTTGCTCGACAGCTAGCCATGACCTATCGAGATCGTGTTCGAATCATCGTCGATCTAGAACAGCAGGCCCTTACTACTCAGTTCGTCAACACTGAGACCACGCATCACACGTATCACTATGGAGGAACGGGGATTGTGATCGAAGAGCCCAGCGCAGGGCCGGAAATCCTCTTCCATCCAAACGGACGCTCGGCCAGTGCCACGACGATTGAACTTCACAGTCTAGAAGGGCAGACCCAGCAGCTCACTGTGAGCATCACGGGCCGGGTCTCACTCCTATGA
- a CDS encoding prepilin-type N-terminal cleavage/methylation domain-containing protein, translated as MPLARSGGAMVQPARGSNRRRWGQSGYTLLELMIVVAIIGVIAGIGGANFGVWKSRADLKEAIQVVRNELAVARMTSMSRNVPVTTTIAVVPTLVTVTTINTNTLAVLSTASSKITRINGIANQTGGVPTAPVFTAAPIATVQFNAMGFRVGGNVPLSQNQVIGLVNDAGTTYAIRINPRGVVDWCPSQFCMGTR; from the coding sequence ATGCCCCTTGCTCGGTCAGGAGGTGCCATGGTGCAACCAGCAAGAGGATCAAATCGAAGACGGTGGGGGCAGAGTGGATATACGCTCTTGGAATTGATGATTGTCGTCGCGATCATCGGAGTGATCGCAGGCATTGGAGGAGCTAATTTCGGAGTCTGGAAATCTCGCGCGGACCTGAAGGAAGCGATTCAGGTTGTCCGGAACGAATTGGCGGTCGCACGCATGACATCGATGAGCCGAAATGTACCTGTCACTACGACTATCGCAGTTGTTCCTACCCTGGTCACAGTAACGACCATCAATACGAATACATTAGCGGTACTTTCTACAGCATCGAGCAAGATCACCCGCATAAATGGCATTGCAAATCAAACCGGAGGTGTGCCAACGGCGCCTGTCTTTACGGCAGCACCGATTGCCACGGTCCAGTTCAATGCAATGGGGTTTCGAGTCGGAGGAAACGTGCCGTTATCCCAAAACCAAGTTATTGGTCTTGTCAATGACGCGGGGACCACCTATGCCATCCGCATCAATCCGCGCGGTGTGGTGGACTGGTGTCCAAGTCAATTCTGCATGGGGACTCGTTAG
- a CDS encoding PilZ domain-containing protein has protein sequence MKQELRKVQRFAVQLPCTLCSNEVTSDGTVLDLSAQGCAITTEHLPSVSTYITLDIELVNGEGPATIELAGVRWVSGHRCGLEFIRVRPDMLMKLKAFTLLLEQTP, from the coding sequence ATGAAACAAGAGCTTCGCAAGGTCCAGCGGTTTGCCGTCCAGCTTCCTTGCACATTGTGCAGCAATGAAGTCACGTCGGACGGAACTGTCTTAGACCTTTCTGCACAGGGGTGTGCCATCACGACGGAGCACCTTCCATCGGTCTCGACCTACATTACACTGGATATCGAGCTTGTAAATGGCGAGGGGCCGGCTACGATCGAATTGGCTGGAGTTCGCTGGGTTTCCGGGCACCGATGTGGGCTGGAATTCATCCGCGTTCGACCCGATATGCTCATGAAACTGAAAGCATTTACCCTCTTGTTAGAGCAAACCCCCTAA
- the rlmB gene encoding 23S rRNA (guanosine(2251)-2'-O)-methyltransferase RlmB, which yields MLYGLHAVREALKAGNRPLQRLLVLRTDKQFTDVVQLARSQRVPIHVQPLASFDRLVPNGKHQGVVAFAAAKAYQTEESILARAAQRNELPLLVILDGVEDPHNLGAVLRTAEGAGAHGVFIPERRAAGLTSVVAKASAGAIDHIPVARVTNMSRSIESLKAAGVWIYGVIPSANKIFTDVDLRGPVGLVLGGEGTGIRPGVLQHCDECVRIPLSGQVESLNVSAAAAIVLFEAVRQRRATQDRPDSSGS from the coding sequence ATTCTCTACGGCCTCCATGCCGTACGCGAAGCGCTGAAAGCCGGAAACAGGCCATTGCAACGTCTGTTGGTTCTTCGAACCGACAAACAGTTCACTGATGTGGTCCAGCTAGCTCGATCTCAGCGTGTTCCCATTCATGTTCAGCCCCTCGCTTCGTTCGATCGTCTTGTTCCTAACGGCAAGCACCAGGGCGTCGTCGCCTTTGCCGCCGCAAAAGCCTATCAAACGGAAGAATCGATTCTGGCTCGCGCCGCACAACGGAACGAGCTGCCGCTCTTAGTCATTCTAGATGGAGTCGAAGACCCGCACAACCTTGGCGCCGTACTTCGGACGGCAGAGGGCGCGGGTGCCCACGGAGTGTTTATTCCCGAACGCCGAGCCGCCGGATTGACTTCAGTGGTGGCCAAAGCTTCGGCCGGAGCGATCGATCACATTCCCGTTGCGCGCGTGACCAATATGAGCAGATCGATTGAGTCGTTAAAGGCGGCTGGAGTGTGGATCTACGGGGTGATCCCCTCGGCGAACAAGATATTTACGGATGTCGATCTCCGAGGACCGGTTGGGCTCGTTCTGGGAGGGGAAGGAACGGGAATCCGACCTGGCGTCTTGCAACATTGCGATGAATGCGTCCGCATTCCTCTGAGCGGCCAGGTTGAATCGTTGAATGTGTCCGCCGCTGCAGCTATCGTCCTCTTCGAAGCGGTTCGTCAACGCCGAGCAACCCAGGACCGGCCTGACTCTAGCGGATCTTGA
- a CDS encoding type II/IV secretion system protein, with translation MGRSLLDCIAYRGLIKQADLDAAIEESLSREIDLETLLLDKYRVPRSALGSALSEFYQCPYVSYDERTVIDPELLKNLSFDYLRRSAWIPLKRQGTVLDIVINDPHDLEKGLDIRRAFPGTTTRFSVGLRRDIEQYLLVATGQANGGSITEILGELVDEAGIERNGEAESGEIDENDSAIVRLANQVIAEAYRLGASDVHIEPYSDRKETAVRFRVDGTCFTYMRIPAVYRRAIVSRLKIMANLDIAERRKPQDGKIRYKLGKDREIELRVATLPTAGNNEDVVLRLLTAKDTMPLEAMDFSQDVLQTVKELSEHPHGIFICVGPTGSGKTTTLHAVMKHINTDERKIWTAEDPIEITQEGLRQVQVHPKIGFTFATAMRAFLRADPDVIMIGEMRDKETADIAIEASLTGHLVMSTLHTNSAVETITRLLDMGCDSFNFADAMLGVLAMRLCKRICSDCKETYHPTQQEYDELVQGYGAQCWGKLGVPYTEDWTLSRGRGCEICNHSGFKGRVALHELLVGSEDIKNLIQAKARTAEILSVAMRDGMVTLLQNGIQKVLRGLTTYRQVRAVAIK, from the coding sequence ATGGGGCGCAGTCTCTTAGACTGTATCGCCTATCGTGGGCTCATCAAACAGGCAGACCTCGATGCCGCAATAGAAGAATCTCTATCACGGGAAATTGATCTGGAGACTCTCTTGCTCGATAAGTACCGCGTGCCGAGGTCTGCCCTCGGGTCAGCGCTCAGCGAATTCTACCAATGCCCCTACGTTTCCTATGATGAGCGCACCGTCATCGACCCGGAGCTCTTGAAAAACCTCAGTTTCGACTACCTCAGAAGAAGTGCCTGGATTCCATTGAAACGACAGGGGACTGTCCTCGACATTGTCATCAATGATCCGCACGATCTGGAGAAAGGCTTGGATATCCGACGTGCGTTCCCTGGGACGACGACACGCTTCTCCGTCGGGCTTCGGCGGGATATCGAACAATATCTCCTTGTCGCAACAGGTCAGGCCAATGGGGGATCGATCACCGAGATTCTGGGCGAACTCGTCGATGAAGCGGGCATCGAACGAAACGGCGAGGCCGAGTCCGGAGAGATCGATGAAAACGATTCAGCCATCGTGCGTCTCGCGAACCAGGTGATCGCTGAGGCGTATCGATTAGGGGCCTCTGATGTCCATATTGAGCCCTATTCGGATCGCAAGGAAACGGCGGTACGGTTCCGTGTCGATGGAACCTGTTTTACCTATATGCGGATTCCTGCCGTCTATCGGCGTGCCATTGTGTCGCGGTTGAAGATCATGGCCAATCTGGATATCGCTGAAAGGCGGAAACCTCAGGACGGAAAAATCCGGTATAAATTAGGGAAAGATCGTGAAATCGAATTGCGGGTCGCGACCTTACCTACTGCAGGAAACAACGAAGATGTAGTGCTGCGTCTTCTCACGGCAAAGGACACCATGCCCTTAGAGGCCATGGACTTTTCCCAAGACGTGCTGCAGACCGTTAAAGAACTGTCCGAACATCCGCATGGAATTTTTATTTGCGTGGGGCCGACTGGATCAGGGAAAACCACCACGCTGCACGCCGTCATGAAACACATCAACACCGATGAGCGAAAGATCTGGACTGCAGAGGATCCCATCGAGATCACGCAGGAAGGTTTGAGGCAGGTTCAGGTGCATCCGAAAATCGGGTTTACCTTTGCCACGGCAATGCGCGCATTCCTTCGAGCCGACCCGGACGTGATTATGATCGGGGAAATGCGCGACAAAGAAACGGCCGATATCGCGATTGAAGCGTCCCTCACGGGTCATCTGGTAATGAGCACGCTCCATACCAACAGCGCTGTAGAAACAATCACTCGACTGCTGGACATGGGTTGCGACTCGTTCAACTTTGCCGATGCGATGTTGGGGGTGCTGGCCATGCGCCTCTGCAAGCGCATTTGTTCTGACTGTAAAGAAACCTACCATCCGACTCAGCAAGAGTATGACGAACTCGTGCAAGGCTATGGAGCGCAATGCTGGGGCAAGCTAGGGGTTCCCTACACGGAAGACTGGACCCTCTCTCGTGGGCGTGGTTGCGAGATCTGCAATCACAGCGGGTTTAAGGGACGGGTGGCGCTGCACGAACTCCTGGTTGGGTCTGAAGACATTAAGAATCTGATCCAGGCCAAAGCGAGGACAGCCGAAATTCTCAGCGTGGCAATGCGGGATGGAATGGTCACCTTGTTGCAGAATGGGATCCAGAAGGTGCTGAGAGGTCTCACGACTTATCGGCAAGTCCGAGCTGTTGCGATAAAGTAG
- a CDS encoding response regulator transcription factor has protein sequence MAKATGKPRPRKSLANLEPPARTKRPESLTSREQEILELIWAGFKNKEIGQRLKISVKTVEAHRANMMKKMRVSNTAQLLKMAIQGGALKIR, from the coding sequence ATGGCGAAGGCAACTGGAAAGCCACGGCCTCGGAAATCTCTTGCCAATCTTGAACCTCCTGCGCGCACAAAGCGGCCTGAGTCGCTCACGTCACGCGAACAGGAAATTTTGGAATTGATCTGGGCGGGATTTAAGAACAAGGAAATCGGGCAACGGTTGAAGATCAGCGTCAAAACCGTTGAAGCCCACCGCGCCAATATGATGAAAAAAATGCGCGTGTCGAATACGGCTCAACTGCTGAAGATGGCCATCCAGGGTGGCGCACTCAAGATCCGCTAG